A single Mangrovimonas sp. YM274 DNA region contains:
- a CDS encoding RagB/SusD family nutrient uptake outer membrane protein, with translation MKTKHILYSIAVATSVIATSCVKDEDLDQISPNFETAESFWQNGEDALKGVNAVYGSLLTDGSYMRSTPLLLDLKGDGTRSNSPWGAMSNVGKFNSNVADAAIYGWAFETFYQGVFRANQVLENVPGIEMEDTALKDRILGQAYFMRGLYFFHLVNMFKNVPLPMTSLEIYHEQKSQEEGWAQVKSDLEMAASLLPVSYDDVSGLDQGQKGRATKGAALAYLGKAHLFTQDFASAKTAFEQVINLGAYDLVPNYRDNFTKVNENNVESIFEVQFNREVGGVDLGWGGAPSSAWGKTSARAITYGPPTFGFTDVQPTWTLFNEYQEELTVDGEVDPRLDATMFYNKPGMMLYGVEFASHYAGNESQLNDIYCAKYQNSDGSQANEYDWRSGINERIMRYADVLLMYAECLNELGQTDAAYPYIQQVRDRVNLPDLATVNPGMNQQQMRDQIAHERFLEFSLEGHRFDDIRRWGWLQDSAKLEWLKSRDPEYNSYTPGREYFPIPQSEMDNNPLMTIGQNDGY, from the coding sequence ATGAAAACGAAACATATATTATATTCTATAGCAGTGGCGACCTCCGTAATAGCCACTAGTTGTGTAAAGGATGAGGATCTTGATCAGATCTCTCCAAATTTTGAAACGGCCGAGTCTTTTTGGCAAAATGGTGAAGATGCTCTTAAAGGAGTTAATGCTGTTTATGGTAGCTTGTTGACGGATGGTTCCTATATGAGGAGTACACCATTATTGTTGGACTTAAAGGGAGATGGGACAAGAAGTAACTCACCTTGGGGAGCTATGTCCAATGTTGGGAAATTTAATTCAAATGTTGCTGATGCGGCCATTTATGGTTGGGCTTTCGAAACCTTCTATCAAGGAGTTTTTCGTGCTAATCAGGTATTGGAAAATGTTCCTGGGATAGAAATGGAAGACACGGCCTTAAAGGATAGAATTTTAGGACAGGCCTACTTTATGAGAGGATTGTACTTTTTTCATTTAGTGAACATGTTTAAAAATGTACCGCTTCCAATGACTAGTTTGGAAATTTACCATGAACAAAAATCACAGGAAGAAGGTTGGGCGCAGGTGAAGTCTGATTTGGAAATGGCAGCTAGTTTGTTACCGGTGTCTTACGATGATGTTTCTGGCCTCGACCAAGGTCAAAAAGGACGCGCCACTAAAGGGGCAGCCTTGGCTTATTTAGGAAAAGCACATTTGTTTACACAAGATTTTGCTTCAGCAAAAACAGCGTTTGAACAAGTCATAAACTTAGGAGCTTATGATTTGGTCCCTAATTATAGAGATAACTTTACAAAGGTGAATGAGAATAATGTGGAGTCTATTTTTGAGGTGCAATTCAATAGAGAAGTTGGTGGAGTTGATTTAGGTTGGGGTGGTGCGCCTTCTTCCGCTTGGGGTAAAACTTCGGCTAGAGCTATCACCTATGGGCCACCAACCTTTGGGTTTACCGATGTGCAGCCAACATGGACATTATTTAACGAGTACCAAGAAGAGTTAACTGTAGATGGAGAAGTAGATCCTAGATTAGATGCCACTATGTTCTACAACAAACCAGGGATGATGTTGTATGGAGTGGAGTTCGCTTCGCATTATGCTGGTAATGAGTCTCAGTTAAATGACATCTATTGTGCCAAATACCAAAATTCAGATGGTAGTCAAGCTAATGAATATGATTGGAGATCTGGTATCAACGAACGTATCATGCGTTATGCAGATGTGTTGTTAATGTACGCGGAGTGTTTGAACGAATTAGGACAAACCGATGCAGCGTATCCATATATCCAACAAGTAAGAGACCGTGTAAATTTACCAGATTTAGCAACCGTAAACCCTGGTATGAATCAACAGCAAATGCGCGATCAAATTGCACATGAGCGTTTCTTGGAGTTCTCTTTGGAAGGACACCGTTTCGATGACATTCGTCGTTGGGGATGGTTACAAGATTCTGCGAAATTGGAATGGTTGAAATCTAGAGATCCTGAGTACAATAGTTACACTCCAGGTAGAGAGTATTTCCCAATTCCACAATCAGAAATGGATAATAACCCATTAATGACCATAGGTCAAAACGATGGATATTAA
- a CDS encoding glycoside hydrolase family 43 protein, protein MKYSIALTLGVALFMSCKEQDKSPEIAEITPSEKEVVKVPLQINNPIIKDKFTADPAALVHDGKVYLYAGHDEAPNDFHFYRMNEWLVYSSTNMVDWQEHPVPLKPSDFEWAKGDAWAAQVIERNGKFYWYVTVEHDDTHPGKAVGVAVADSPIGPFKDALGKALVTNDMTSQTDISWDDIDPSVIIDDDGQAYLFWGNTVCKYAKLKENMVELDGPIHVIDVPKFTEAPWIHKKGDWYYLSYASEFPEKIVYAMSKSVTGPWEYKGILNELAGNSNTNHQAIIEYKGKDYFIYHTGGINPNGGSFRRSVCIDELNYNPDGTLQRVIMTSEGIQK, encoded by the coding sequence ATGAAATATAGTATCGCACTAACACTAGGTGTGGCCTTGTTCATGTCATGTAAAGAACAGGATAAATCTCCTGAAATTGCTGAGATAACACCTTCGGAAAAGGAAGTTGTAAAAGTACCATTGCAAATTAATAATCCAATTATTAAAGATAAGTTTACCGCGGATCCTGCTGCTTTGGTGCACGATGGAAAAGTTTACCTATATGCCGGGCATGATGAAGCGCCTAACGATTTTCATTTCTATAGAATGAACGAATGGTTGGTATATTCGTCTACCAATATGGTAGATTGGCAGGAACATCCCGTACCATTAAAGCCTTCAGATTTTGAATGGGCCAAAGGCGATGCGTGGGCCGCTCAAGTAATCGAGCGTAACGGAAAATTCTATTGGTACGTTACTGTAGAACATGATGATACACATCCTGGTAAAGCAGTTGGAGTAGCAGTTGCTGATTCTCCAATAGGACCTTTTAAGGATGCTTTGGGAAAAGCTTTAGTAACTAACGATATGACCTCTCAAACTGATATTTCTTGGGATGATATTGATCCATCTGTGATTATAGATGATGATGGTCAGGCATATTTATTTTGGGGTAATACCGTGTGTAAGTATGCTAAGTTGAAAGAAAATATGGTAGAACTTGACGGGCCAATCCACGTAATTGATGTTCCTAAGTTTACCGAAGCACCTTGGATTCATAAAAAGGGCGATTGGTATTATTTATCGTACGCCTCTGAATTCCCTGAGAAAATTGTGTATGCCATGAGTAAATCGGTTACTGGACCATGGGAATACAAAGGGATCTTAAATGAGCTGGCAGGTAATAGCAATACCAACCACCAAGCAATTATTGAATATAAAGGAAAGGATTATTTCATCTATCATACGGGAGGTATCAATCCTAATGGAGGAAGTTTTAGAAGATCGGTGTGTATCGATGAGTTAAACTATAACCCAGATGGTACGCTGCAACGTGTAATAATGACTTCCGAAGGAATTCAAAAATAG
- a CDS encoding arabinan endo-1,5-alpha-L-arabinosidase yields MILLILGTVFGCSKDDGNTEDPIGGEDPTDDGPIENTFDGPTYSDNYTPIASWTNRSNWNLANVHDPTVVKQDNYFYMYQTDASYGNAHDGHGHFHGRRSTDLVNWEYLGSTMDNAPAWVKDSMNTKRVQMGLPEIDSPKYGYWAPCVKNVNGVYRMYYSIVVDELIEGTDPCASWGERPYIGMMETTDLASNNWEDKGMVVTAIPDGLEDRYRTSCNDWSSYYKFNGIDPSYIVTPGGEHWLVYGSWMTGIAAVQLDPATGKPFQLETEEDYGMRIAGRGNLATNRWQGTEGAEIIYNPDTGYYYLFLAYDELSKAYNTRVARATDIMGPYYGIDNQNVSEGAECWPMLTHPYKFNNHTGWVGISHCTVFQDEATQKWYFSSQGRLPEGVPGINVSNAVMMGHVRELKWTSDGWPVVAPERYAAVPETEITAEDITGIWEQITMDYQYQVMQTSETIIFNSNGTLSGAISGTWNLDTDTNTLTINGNECKLFDAWDWESSPRKVTISYSGLTVDGKPIWAKKIN; encoded by the coding sequence ATGATACTGTTGATCTTAGGAACGGTCTTTGGCTGTTCCAAAGACGACGGTAACACAGAAGATCCTATTGGAGGTGAAGATCCAACAGATGATGGTCCAATAGAGAATACCTTTGATGGTCCAACCTATTCCGATAACTATACGCCTATAGCCTCTTGGACCAATAGAAGCAATTGGAACTTAGCTAATGTGCATGATCCAACAGTAGTAAAGCAAGACAATTATTTTTATATGTACCAAACCGATGCGTCCTACGGGAATGCCCATGACGGACATGGCCATTTTCATGGTCGACGCTCTACCGATTTGGTGAATTGGGAATATTTGGGAAGCACTATGGATAATGCGCCTGCTTGGGTGAAGGATTCCATGAATACCAAAAGAGTACAAATGGGATTGCCGGAAATTGATAGTCCTAAATATGGCTATTGGGCACCATGTGTGAAAAATGTGAATGGGGTTTATAGAATGTACTATAGCATTGTGGTGGATGAATTGATAGAAGGAACCGATCCATGTGCCTCATGGGGAGAGCGCCCTTATATTGGTATGATGGAAACTACCGATTTGGCTTCCAACAATTGGGAAGATAAAGGTATGGTAGTAACAGCCATTCCTGATGGACTTGAAGATCGTTACAGAACAAGCTGCAACGATTGGAGTTCCTACTATAAGTTTAATGGCATCGACCCTAGTTATATTGTAACTCCAGGAGGGGAACATTGGTTGGTTTATGGTTCTTGGATGACAGGGATTGCAGCCGTACAATTAGATCCTGCTACAGGAAAACCTTTTCAATTAGAGACTGAGGAAGATTATGGTATGAGAATAGCAGGGCGCGGTAATCTTGCTACTAACAGATGGCAAGGAACCGAAGGAGCCGAAATCATTTACAATCCGGATACTGGATATTATTATTTGTTTTTGGCTTATGACGAATTGTCAAAAGCTTATAATACTAGGGTAGCTAGAGCTACCGATATAATGGGGCCTTATTACGGTATCGATAATCAAAATGTATCCGAAGGAGCCGAGTGTTGGCCAATGTTAACACATCCTTATAAATTCAACAACCATACAGGATGGGTTGGGATTTCGCATTGTACCGTGTTTCAGGATGAAGCTACTCAAAAATGGTATTTCTCCTCTCAAGGGAGATTGCCAGAAGGTGTTCCGGGAATCAATGTATCCAACGCTGTGATGATGGGGCACGTTAGGGAGTTAAAGTGGACTTCAGATGGATGGCCAGTGGTGGCACCTGAAAGATATGCCGCAGTTCCAGAAACCGAAATTACGGCAGAGGACATTACTGGAATTTGGGAACAAATTACAATGGATTACCAATATCAAGTCATGCAAACATCAGAAACAATCATTTTCAATAGTAACGGAACGTTATCTGGTGCCATTTCAGGAACATGGAACTTGGATACAGATACTAATACACTTACTATAAATGGTAATGAGTGTAAGTTGTTTGATGCTTGGGATTGGGAAAGTTCACCAAGAAAAGTTACCATTTCATATTCTGGTTTAACTGTGGATGGAAAACCTATTTGGGCTAAAAAAATTAATTAA
- a CDS encoding alpha-N-arabinofuranosidase produces the protein MKKNSITTLLIAVFLCLGHSLSAQNTVEVKLTKQEDAPQISKHIYGHFAEHLGRCIYDGFYVGEDSSIPNTNGVRNDIIEALKDLKVPNLRWPGGCFADTYHWKDGIGPKEDRPTIVNQWWGGSTEDNSFGTHDFLNLCEALNAEPYLAANVGSGTVQEFAEWLQYVNHDGISPMAKLRRENGREKPWNVRIWGVGNEMWGCGGNMRPEYYADVYRKYATFMTDWTNSNALFRVASGANSEDYHWTEVLMREIPKALIDGVALHHYCVLDWGDKGPDKSFTNAQYFKIMEQALKMDELITKHTAIMDKYDAEHKIALVVDEWGGWYDGEAKDKGVLYQQNTMRDAMIAGVTLNIFNNWAERVKVANLAQTVNVLQAVILTEGNKMLLTPTYHVMKMYNVHQDATLMPVSFTSPQYTLDGKSLPAISISASYNENNQKHISLVNIDPKNDHVISIDVDDLKLKDVSGMVLTSSDVHDHNSFDNPNKITPKTFKDFKLKKGKLQITVPALSVVVLEAK, from the coding sequence ATGAAAAAGAACAGCATTACAACTTTGTTAATCGCTGTATTTTTGTGTTTAGGACATTCCCTTAGCGCACAAAATACGGTAGAAGTAAAACTTACAAAACAGGAGGACGCCCCTCAAATCAGCAAACATATTTATGGTCACTTTGCAGAGCATCTAGGACGTTGTATCTACGATGGTTTTTATGTAGGGGAAGATAGCTCTATACCAAATACCAATGGGGTTAGAAATGATATAATCGAGGCGCTAAAGGATTTAAAAGTTCCTAACCTAAGATGGCCTGGAGGTTGTTTTGCAGATACCTATCACTGGAAAGATGGAATTGGACCTAAGGAAGATAGACCTACGATTGTAAACCAATGGTGGGGAGGGTCAACCGAGGATAACAGTTTTGGAACTCACGACTTCCTAAATTTATGTGAAGCTTTAAACGCTGAACCATATTTGGCTGCCAATGTTGGTAGTGGAACGGTTCAGGAATTTGCCGAATGGTTGCAATATGTAAACCATGACGGTATCAGTCCTATGGCTAAATTAAGACGTGAAAATGGTCGTGAAAAACCTTGGAATGTTAGAATTTGGGGTGTAGGAAATGAAATGTGGGGATGTGGTGGTAACATGCGTCCAGAATACTATGCCGATGTTTATAGAAAGTATGCTACTTTCATGACGGACTGGACCAATAGCAACGCGTTGTTTAGAGTGGCTTCCGGAGCCAACAGTGAAGATTACCATTGGACGGAAGTATTGATGCGTGAGATTCCTAAGGCTCTTATCGATGGAGTAGCGCTACACCACTATTGTGTGTTGGATTGGGGAGATAAAGGACCGGATAAATCCTTTACAAATGCTCAATACTTCAAAATTATGGAGCAGGCCTTGAAAATGGATGAATTGATAACTAAGCATACGGCTATCATGGACAAGTACGATGCCGAACATAAAATTGCTTTGGTAGTAGACGAGTGGGGAGGCTGGTATGATGGTGAAGCCAAAGATAAAGGTGTATTGTACCAACAAAATACGATGCGTGATGCTATGATTGCTGGGGTAACTTTAAATATCTTCAACAACTGGGCAGAAAGAGTAAAGGTGGCAAATCTAGCACAAACGGTAAATGTATTGCAAGCAGTTATTTTAACTGAGGGGAATAAAATGTTGCTGACACCAACTTACCATGTTATGAAAATGTACAATGTACACCAAGATGCTACCTTGATGCCTGTATCATTTACATCGCCACAATATACTTTGGATGGGAAATCTTTACCGGCAATTTCAATTTCAGCTTCTTATAACGAAAACAACCAAAAACATATTTCCTTGGTTAATATCGACCCAAAAAATGATCATGTTATCAGTATCGATGTGGACGATTTAAAACTTAAGGATGTGTCTGGAATGGTATTGACCTCTTCAGATGTGCACGATCATAATTCTTTTGATAATCCAAATAAAATTACTCCAAAAACATTTAAGGATTTCAAATTGAAAAAAGGAAAGCTTCAGATAACAGTTCCTGCTTTATCAGTAGTAGTATTGGAAGCTAAATAA